In one window of Ruminococcus albus AD2013 DNA:
- a CDS encoding ATP-binding cassette domain-containing protein → MMEYKNTIIAAIAISEIIEMIGAYGIFKKCGRRPWLAFIPFLRHDRMGKCAGRVQEGRSLALISLGIVVMITTICMFKPNSLQSMISMFLLMLMMIPCVIYSIRVYFGLADAFGRNRLWVIPWLILRCLCALLWGCSKRFKTAEGYPFDEEEAAPEVSGLEAESLDEGLSINITKRTAMNFLQRKVLLRDIHLSIPKGHMVLLLGGSGSGKTTFLNAVTGYEKAKAVITLAGSNVYKDYKSMKYDIGFVPQQDLVRGSDTVYRTLSDAALLRLPSDMKGDVRRDRINDVLDTFGLTPVKSSLVDKLSGGQRKRLSIAIEYISDPTLFILDEPDSGLDGVMARALFEKLRAIADSGKIVIVITHTPDRVADLFDDVIVVAKDANRTGRLAYYGAREKSYGFFGKKSMEEILMSVNRREEGGEGKADEFVRKYTAAVAGGEL, encoded by the coding sequence ATGATGGAGTATAAAAATACCATAATTGCCGCAATTGCGATATCCGAGATCATCGAAATGATAGGTGCGTACGGGATATTCAAAAAATGCGGCAGACGTCCCTGGCTGGCGTTCATACCTTTTCTGAGACACGACCGAATGGGCAAATGCGCGGGCAGAGTACAGGAAGGACGCTCGCTGGCTCTTATAAGTCTGGGTATCGTTGTAATGATAACGACGATATGTATGTTTAAGCCTAACAGCCTGCAAAGCATGATATCAATGTTTTTGCTGATGCTTATGATGATACCGTGTGTGATATACAGCATACGTGTATATTTCGGGCTTGCAGATGCTTTCGGGCGGAACAGGCTGTGGGTAATACCATGGCTGATACTGAGGTGTCTTTGTGCGCTGCTGTGGGGCTGTTCAAAGAGGTTCAAAACAGCGGAGGGCTATCCCTTTGACGAGGAAGAAGCTGCCCCCGAGGTCAGCGGACTTGAAGCTGAATCTCTTGATGAGGGTCTTTCGATAAACATAACAAAGCGGACGGCTATGAATTTTTTGCAGAGAAAGGTACTTCTCAGGGATATACACCTCAGCATACCCAAGGGGCATATGGTGCTTCTGCTGGGCGGTTCCGGTTCGGGAAAGACTACTTTTCTCAATGCTGTGACGGGATATGAGAAGGCTAAGGCTGTTATAACGCTGGCGGGAAGCAACGTCTATAAGGACTATAAAAGCATGAAGTACGATATCGGATTTGTACCTCAGCAGGACCTTGTACGCGGAAGTGACACGGTATACCGAACCCTGTCGGATGCGGCTCTGCTCAGACTTCCATCAGATATGAAAGGCGATGTAAGGCGGGACAGGATAAACGATGTTCTGGATACTTTCGGACTTACGCCTGTTAAAAGCAGTCTTGTGGACAAGCTTTCGGGCGGTCAGCGTAAAAGGCTTTCCATTGCGATAGAGTATATTTCAGACCCTACACTTTTTATATTGGACGAGCCCGATTCGGGACTTGACGGAGTAATGGCGAGAGCGCTTTTTGAGAAGCTTCGTGCTATTGCGGACAGCGGAAAGATAGTAATAGTTATAACCCATACTCCCGACCGTGTGGCTGACCTTTTTGATGATGTGATAGTTGTTGCAAAGGACGCAAACCGTACAGGCAGACTTGCTTACTATGGTGCGAGAGAAAAGTCTTACGGATTTTTCGGGAAGAAATCGATGGAAGAGATACTTATGTCAGTCAACCGCCGCGAAGAGGGCGGCGAGGGCAAGGCTGACGAATTTGTCAGAAAGTACACGGCTGCCGTGGCAGGAGGTGAGCTTTGA
- a CDS encoding alpha/beta hydrolase, translating to MKLCVLFPGIGYHCEKPLLYYPAKLAKSKGYDVIPLKFSGFDNSAKGNEEKMSRAAGHAIALAAEQLSDIDFSQYEKVVFIGKSIGTIACLAYRETSGVNASCILLTPLEMTFDSLSHRCTAFHGTADQWAETEAIRKLCRKHLVPLHEYENANHSLETGDTFTDIRTVLDVTEKIAELL from the coding sequence ATGAAACTATGTGTACTTTTCCCCGGCATAGGCTATCACTGTGAAAAGCCCCTGCTTTATTATCCGGCAAAACTCGCCAAAAGCAAGGGCTATGATGTGATACCTCTTAAATTTTCGGGGTTCGATAACTCAGCAAAGGGCAACGAAGAAAAAATGTCCCGCGCGGCAGGGCACGCTATTGCCCTCGCCGCGGAACAGCTTTCCGATATCGATTTTTCTCAGTACGAAAAAGTAGTATTCATCGGCAAAAGCATAGGCACGATAGCCTGCCTTGCTTACCGCGAAACATCGGGCGTCAATGCCTCCTGCATACTGCTGACACCTCTTGAAATGACTTTCGATAGCCTTTCTCACCGCTGTACAGCTTTCCACGGCACTGCCGACCAATGGGCAGAAACCGAAGCTATCCGCAAGCTTTGCAGAAAGCATTTAGTCCCCCTGCATGAGTATGAAAACGCTAACCATTCCCTCGAAACAGGCGATACTTTCACCGATATCCGAACCGTACTTGATGTTACCGAAAAAATAGCCGAATTGCTCTGA
- the aepX gene encoding phosphoenolpyruvate mutase encodes MTLLILDSGRGSRMGDITDSHPKCMTEISAGETILSRQLALAVSAGLKNVVITTGYLGEVLEDYVRSLDMPLDITFVRNDEFDKTNYIWSIYLARHILDDDIILMHGDLVFDSLVLDEVIAHEGSCMTVSASAPLPEKDFKAVIEDGKIVKVGIEFFNNAAAAQPLYKLTKQDFRTWLDNIIAYCESGIDEKRTCYAEKALNEISCECEIRPLDVGELLCSEIDNADDLEEVSRKLDSIKHRSVYMCFSTDVIHSGHIAIIRKAANLGRLTIGVLSDAAVAGYKRFPLLPFEERKTMFENISGVSRVVDQQELSYRENIMRLRPDIVVHGDDWRSGVQRTVREETIALLKEYGGRLVEYPYAYDEKYIELERRSLAELSTPAIRRSRLKKMLSIKGIVTAIEAHSGLTGLIAEKTVVYENGGARQFDAMWISSLCDSTARGKPDIELVDMTSRYRTVDEIMEVTTKPIIFDGDTGGLTEHFVYNVRTLERMGVSMVVIEDKTGLKKNSLFGNEVVQTQADIKDFCAKINAGKRAQKTSDFMICARIESLILEKGVEDALERAFAYTEAGADAIMIHSRKKDPAEVFEFVEKFRAQDADTPIVVVPTAFDSVTEEEFKARGVNVVIYANQLTRSSFPAMKKAAEMILKNHRAQECDDICMPFGEIIRLIPDDIKEDNYGR; translated from the coding sequence ATGACACTGCTTATACTTGATTCGGGCAGAGGTTCACGCATGGGCGATATCACCGACAGTCACCCGAAGTGCATGACGGAGATATCCGCTGGTGAAACTATCCTCAGCCGACAGCTTGCCCTTGCGGTCTCGGCGGGGCTTAAAAATGTGGTGATAACCACGGGATATCTGGGAGAGGTGCTGGAAGACTACGTCAGAAGCCTTGATATGCCACTTGATATCACCTTTGTACGCAATGATGAGTTTGATAAGACAAACTATATATGGTCGATATACCTTGCAAGACATATTCTCGATGACGATATAATACTTATGCACGGTGACCTGGTTTTTGACAGCCTTGTTCTCGATGAAGTCATAGCCCATGAGGGCAGCTGCATGACGGTATCGGCATCTGCGCCATTGCCCGAAAAGGACTTCAAAGCTGTAATTGAAGATGGGAAGATAGTCAAAGTCGGCATTGAATTTTTTAATAACGCCGCGGCTGCACAGCCCCTTTATAAGCTGACGAAGCAAGACTTCCGCACATGGCTTGATAATATCATAGCCTACTGCGAAAGCGGTATTGATGAAAAGCGCACCTGCTATGCGGAGAAAGCCCTGAACGAGATATCGTGTGAGTGCGAGATACGTCCCCTTGATGTGGGTGAACTGCTTTGCAGTGAGATAGATAACGCCGATGATCTTGAAGAAGTGTCCCGAAAACTGGATAGCATAAAACACAGAAGCGTTTATATGTGCTTCTCAACCGATGTTATTCACAGCGGACATATCGCCATAATCAGAAAAGCCGCAAACCTTGGCAGGCTGACCATAGGTGTGCTTTCAGATGCAGCTGTTGCGGGATACAAGCGGTTTCCGCTTTTGCCTTTTGAGGAACGAAAGACGATGTTCGAGAACATAAGCGGAGTATCCCGCGTGGTAGATCAGCAGGAACTTTCTTACAGGGAGAATATCATGCGTTTGCGCCCCGATATCGTTGTACACGGAGATGACTGGAGAAGCGGTGTACAGCGTACAGTCCGTGAGGAAACTATTGCCCTGCTGAAAGAATACGGCGGCAGACTTGTGGAGTATCCTTATGCTTATGATGAAAAATATATCGAGTTGGAACGGCGTTCTCTGGCTGAACTTTCCACACCCGCTATCAGGCGAAGCAGGCTGAAAAAGATGCTTTCCATCAAAGGGATTGTGACTGCAATAGAAGCCCACAGTGGACTTACGGGTCTGATAGCGGAAAAGACTGTGGTATACGAAAATGGCGGTGCAAGGCAGTTTGATGCCATGTGGATAAGCTCTCTCTGTGATTCTACTGCGAGGGGCAAGCCAGATATCGAGCTTGTGGATATGACCAGCCGATACAGGACTGTTGATGAGATAATGGAAGTAACTACCAAGCCCATAATATTCGACGGCGATACGGGGGGACTGACAGAACACTTTGTGTATAATGTACGTACATTGGAACGAATGGGCGTATCAATGGTGGTGATCGAGGACAAGACAGGTCTGAAAAAGAACAGCCTTTTCGGAAATGAAGTCGTACAGACACAGGCTGACATCAAGGACTTCTGTGCAAAGATAAACGCGGGAAAGCGGGCGCAGAAGACTTCCGATTTTATGATATGCGCACGCATAGAAAGTCTTATACTTGAAAAAGGTGTTGAGGACGCGCTTGAAAGGGCTTTTGCCTACACCGAAGCGGGTGCTGATGCCATAATGATACACAGCCGAAAAAAAGACCCCGCCGAAGTTTTTGAGTTTGTTGAAAAATTCAGAGCGCAGGACGCTGACACTCCTATCGTTGTAGTGCCTACGGCTTTTGATTCTGTTACGGAGGAAGAATTCAAGGCGAGAGGCGTGAACGTTGTGATATATGCAAATCAGCTGACAAGAAGCAGTTTTCCCGCAATGAAAAAAGCGGCGGAAATGATACTGAAAAATCACCGCGCACAGGAATGTGATGATATATGTATGCCCTTCGGGGAGATAATCAGGCTGATACCCGATGATATAAAGGAAGATAATTATGGACGTTAA
- a CDS encoding ABC transporter permease produces MDTAVKHTGRVKQTFVYLGKLFRMFIFRNDWKVMPMAAVISGLVSFVVGKKMNVSMEGTLRGAFAFSCICIWNGFFNSIQVICRERPIIKREHRSGLHMTAYVFAHMIYQAFLCASQVIIMIFVMIVAKVRMPENGLVFDAGFDMFVTMFLITYAADMISLFISSVVKNTTTAMTFVPFLLIFQLIFSGGFFSLEGKAYKMSYLTVSKWGLTSLCAQGHYNDLPMTSLWTSMSKMRSLEVEGEKPVDDMLDYITASNRKDELMLKCGSNNQEKKYESSTKNVLKCWGNLGIFIIGFAFLSIVSLEFIDQDRR; encoded by the coding sequence ATGGATACTGCTGTAAAGCACACAGGCAGGGTAAAGCAGACTTTTGTATACCTTGGCAAGCTGTTCAGAATGTTTATATTCAGAAACGACTGGAAGGTCATGCCGATGGCGGCTGTAATATCGGGGCTTGTATCTTTTGTTGTGGGCAAGAAGATGAACGTTTCGATGGAGGGCACGCTCAGAGGTGCGTTTGCATTCTCATGCATATGCATATGGAACGGATTTTTCAATTCGATACAGGTAATATGCCGTGAAAGACCTATAATCAAGCGTGAACACCGTTCGGGTCTGCACATGACGGCTTATGTGTTCGCACACATGATATATCAGGCGTTTTTGTGCGCCAGTCAGGTCATAATCATGATATTTGTTATGATAGTTGCCAAGGTGCGTATGCCTGAAAACGGTCTGGTATTCGATGCGGGTTTTGATATGTTTGTGACCATGTTCCTTATAACCTATGCGGCGGATATGATATCGCTTTTCATATCCTCGGTGGTTAAGAACACGACTACTGCTATGACATTCGTGCCATTTCTGCTGATATTCCAGCTGATATTCTCGGGAGGATTTTTCTCTCTGGAGGGCAAGGCTTACAAGATGTCCTATCTGACGGTATCAAAATGGGGTCTGACCTCACTTTGTGCTCAGGGACATTACAACGACCTGCCTATGACCTCGCTGTGGACTTCAATGAGCAAGATGCGAAGTCTTGAAGTCGAGGGGGAGAAACCTGTTGATGATATGCTGGACTACATAACAGCTTCAAACCGCAAGGACGAGCTGATGCTGAAATGCGGAAGCAACAATCAGGAGAAAAAGTACGAATCATCGACAAAGAACGTTTTGAAATGCTGGGGAAATCTCGGTATATTCATAATTGGATTTGCATTCCTTTCTATAGTATCGCTGGAGTTTATCGACCAGGACAGAAGATAG
- the aepY gene encoding phosphonopyruvate decarboxylase, translating to MDVKILDRIIGADFYTGVPDSLLRPLCDYLMDTYSTDPAHHIIAANEGNCTALAAGYHLATGKVPVVYMQNSGEGNIINPAASLLNRKVYAIPMLFIIGWRGEPGVHDEPQHIYQGEVTLKLLEDMDIESFVISRDTTEDEVRGAFAEFEKAFSEGRQAAFVIRKGALTYEKKISYKNSYAMSREEVIRHIVSFTADEPIVSTTGKASRELFEIREQNGQGHSRDFLTVGSMGHTSSIALGIALNKKERKVWCIDGDGSMLMHMGSLAVTGQISPDNLVHIVINNSAHETVGGLPTAAGTADITGIARACGYGRVFAAENYDDLDKALAEARDGSGLTFIEVKCALGARDDLGRPTTTAIENKEHFMAHLAKV from the coding sequence ATGGACGTTAAAATACTTGATCGTATAATAGGCGCAGACTTCTATACAGGAGTACCTGACAGCCTTTTAAGACCGCTTTGCGACTATCTTATGGATACTTATTCCACCGACCCCGCACACCATATAATAGCGGCAAACGAGGGCAACTGTACCGCCTTAGCCGCGGGATATCATCTTGCCACGGGGAAAGTGCCTGTGGTGTATATGCAGAATTCGGGGGAGGGGAATATCATCAATCCTGCCGCAAGCCTGCTTAACAGAAAGGTATACGCTATACCAATGCTTTTCATAATAGGCTGGCGTGGAGAACCGGGAGTTCATGATGAACCACAGCACATATATCAGGGAGAAGTAACGCTGAAACTGCTTGAAGATATGGATATAGAAAGTTTCGTTATAAGCAGGGATACCACGGAAGATGAAGTGCGCGGCGCTTTTGCGGAGTTTGAAAAAGCCTTTTCAGAGGGCAGACAGGCAGCCTTTGTTATACGAAAAGGCGCACTCACCTATGAGAAGAAAATATCCTATAAAAACAGCTATGCCATGTCCAGAGAGGAAGTCATAAGGCATATAGTATCCTTTACCGCTGATGAGCCGATAGTATCCACCACGGGAAAAGCAAGCCGTGAACTATTTGAGATAAGAGAACAGAATGGTCAGGGGCACAGCAGAGATTTCCTGACGGTTGGTTCAATGGGACATACTTCATCTATCGCACTGGGGATAGCCCTTAATAAAAAGGAGAGAAAAGTCTGGTGCATAGACGGCGACGGTTCAATGCTTATGCACATGGGAAGTCTTGCGGTAACAGGGCAGATATCTCCCGATAACCTTGTGCATATCGTGATAAACAATTCTGCCCATGAGACTGTGGGTGGACTGCCGACAGCTGCGGGGACGGCGGATATAACAGGTATAGCCCGTGCCTGCGGTTACGGCAGGGTGTTCGCGGCGGAGAATTATGATGACCTTGACAAAGCGCTTGCAGAAGCCCGTGATGGCAGTGGGCTGACATTCATCGAGGTGAAATGTGCATTGGGGGCCCGCGATGATCTGGGCAGACCCACAACCACTGCTATTGAAAACAAGGAGCATTTCATGGCACATCTTGCAAAGGTATGA
- the add gene encoding adenosine deaminase produces the protein MGKTERIFPDKYIDLHLHLDGAVTSDIAKHLADMQGIELPAEGEALEKLLSVGDDCKDLNEFLECFELPLKLLQTAEALEECAFLVAEKMREQGVIYAEVRFAPQLHCEKELTQRDAVKAVIKGLSRSELKTGLILCCMRGEGIEEKNLETAELAEEYLGKGVCALDLAGAEGLFPTENFAELFAKVRESGVPFTIHAGEADGAKSVRKAIEFGAARIGHGVRIYEDPELVSMIAERGIPLEMCPNSNRLTHAVEDMENYPFTEYLRRGIKVTINTDDPAIERTDIAAEFRYMERRFGLTAEQKRQVLLNAADASFAAEDIKKMLRDQIAPGVNEK, from the coding sequence ATGGGAAAAACTGAAAGGATATTTCCGGATAAGTATATAGACCTTCATCTTCATCTTGATGGGGCTGTAACTTCTGATATAGCGAAGCATCTTGCTGATATGCAGGGGATAGAACTGCCTGCCGAGGGTGAAGCACTTGAAAAACTGCTTTCGGTGGGTGATGATTGCAAGGATCTCAACGAGTTCCTTGAATGTTTTGAACTTCCGCTGAAGCTTTTGCAGACGGCTGAAGCTTTGGAGGAGTGCGCATTCCTGGTGGCTGAGAAAATGCGTGAACAGGGCGTGATCTATGCCGAAGTAAGGTTTGCGCCGCAGCTGCACTGTGAGAAAGAACTTACTCAGCGCGACGCTGTAAAGGCTGTCATCAAAGGACTTTCGCGCAGTGAATTAAAAACAGGGCTGATACTCTGCTGTATGCGGGGCGAGGGTATAGAAGAAAAAAATCTTGAAACGGCTGAACTGGCGGAGGAATATCTCGGTAAAGGAGTATGCGCTCTTGACCTTGCAGGTGCGGAGGGACTTTTTCCGACGGAGAATTTTGCGGAGCTTTTTGCTAAAGTGCGGGAAAGCGGTGTGCCTTTCACGATACACGCAGGAGAAGCAGACGGTGCGAAGAGCGTCAGAAAAGCGATAGAATTCGGTGCGGCGCGTATCGGTCACGGGGTAAGGATATACGAAGACCCTGAGCTGGTATCTATGATCGCCGAACGCGGCATACCTCTGGAGATGTGCCCTAACAGCAACAGGCTGACCCATGCGGTGGAGGATATGGAAAATTATCCCTTTACGGAATATCTCAGACGCGGTATAAAAGTTACTATAAACACCGATGACCCTGCAATCGAGCGTACCGATATCGCGGCAGAATTCAGGTATATGGAGCGTCGTTTTGGACTGACTGCGGAGCAGAAGCGTCAAGTTCTGCTTAATGCGGCTGATGCTTCTTTTGCAGCCGAAGATATCAAAAAAATGCTCAGAGATCAGATCGCCCCGGGGGTGAATGAAAAATGA
- a CDS encoding DUF1846 domain-containing protein, whose product MSNKIGFDNDKYLKMQSERIRERIADFGSKLYLEFGGKLYDDFHASRVLPGFKPDSKLQMLLQLKDEAEIVIVINANDIEKNKIRGDLGITYDVDVIRLYNVFTKIGLYVSSVVLTRYDGQRSAVAFQKRLEALGVKVYHHYAIEGYPANLQLIMSDEGYGKNDYIETTRKLVVITAPGPGSGKMATCLSQLYHEHKRGVNAGYAKFETFPIWNIPLKHPVNLAYEAATSDLNDVNMIDPFHLEAYGQTTVNYNRDVEIFPVLNAMFENILGSSPYKSPTDMGVNMAGNCIIDDEAVREAAKQEIIRRYYVALCDRKKGTCSEEDTYKLEMLMNQAKVSPADRKVVAAALAKEQETGSPAAAMELPDGTIITGKTSNLLGACSALILNALKYFGEIDDDTLLMSPHVIEPIQNLKTNHLGNNNPRIHTDETLIALSICAATDENAKRAMDQLEKLRGCEVHSTVILSAVDERIFKRLGINLTCEPKFS is encoded by the coding sequence ATGAGTAATAAGATAGGATTCGATAATGACAAATACCTGAAGATGCAGTCGGAACGTATCCGTGAGAGGATAGCAGATTTCGGCAGCAAGCTGTATCTGGAATTCGGCGGAAAGCTTTATGATGATTTCCACGCTTCGAGAGTTCTCCCCGGTTTTAAGCCTGACAGTAAGCTCCAGATGCTTTTACAGCTTAAAGATGAGGCTGAGATTGTTATTGTCATCAATGCAAACGACATCGAGAAGAACAAGATAAGAGGCGACCTCGGCATCACTTATGATGTTGATGTTATACGTCTGTATAATGTGTTCACAAAGATAGGTCTTTATGTAAGCTCCGTAGTTCTGACAAGGTATGACGGTCAGCGTTCGGCTGTTGCTTTCCAGAAGAGACTTGAAGCACTGGGCGTTAAGGTTTATCACCACTATGCTATCGAGGGTTATCCTGCTAATCTTCAGCTTATAATGAGCGATGAGGGTTACGGAAAGAACGACTATATCGAGACTACACGCAAGCTGGTAGTTATAACTGCTCCCGGTCCCGGAAGCGGAAAGATGGCTACCTGCCTTTCTCAGCTTTACCATGAGCACAAGAGGGGCGTAAATGCGGGCTATGCAAAGTTCGAGACATTCCCGATATGGAACATTCCGCTGAAACACCCTGTAAATCTGGCATATGAGGCTGCTACCTCGGATTTGAACGATGTTAACATGATCGACCCGTTCCATCTTGAAGCATACGGACAGACAACAGTCAACTACAACCGTGATGTGGAGATATTCCCTGTACTGAATGCGATGTTCGAGAATATCCTGGGTTCTTCGCCCTACAAGTCACCGACTGACATGGGCGTTAATATGGCAGGCAACTGCATAATCGACGATGAAGCAGTACGTGAGGCTGCAAAGCAGGAGATAATCCGCCGTTACTATGTTGCTCTTTGTGACAGAAAGAAGGGCACTTGCTCCGAGGAAGATACATACAAACTTGAAATGCTGATGAATCAGGCAAAGGTAAGTCCTGCTGACAGAAAGGTAGTGGCTGCGGCTCTTGCAAAGGAGCAGGAGACAGGTTCTCCCGCGGCAGCTATGGAACTTCCCGACGGTACTATTATAACGGGCAAGACTTCAAATCTGCTGGGTGCCTGCTCGGCGCTGATACTCAACGCACTTAAATACTTCGGCGAGATAGATGATGATACTCTGCTGATGTCGCCCCATGTTATTGAGCCTATACAGAATCTGAAGACAAATCATCTCGGAAACAACAACCCAAGGATACATACAGATGAGACACTGATAGCGCTGTCTATCTGTGCTGCGACCGACGAGAATGCAAAGCGTGCCATGGATCAGCTTGAAAAGCTCCGCGGCTGTGAGGTACATTCAACGGTAATACTCAGCGCGGTAGATGAAAGGATCTTCAAGCGTCTGGGCATCAATCTCACCTGCGAACCTAAATTCAGCTAA
- a CDS encoding metallophosphoesterase: protein MIFVTGDTHGEYNDTVRRFAENGVGKGDTVIVCGDFGFVGRIGGKHQYYLKQLAKEEFTILFADGNHENFDVLETYPVVDYCGGKAHKVADNIYHLMRGQIFDIEGKSYFTFGGAYSIDKYMRKEGRSWWKQELPTKEDYDEAAKNLEKAGYKVDYVLTHTIPDSMIYRIGKNTDVHDAELTGYFEWLYRNLEFKKWFAGHWHVNRCFDDKIYILYDEMYKLII, encoded by the coding sequence ATGATATTTGTCACGGGTGATACTCATGGTGAATATAATGATACGGTGAGACGATTTGCGGAAAACGGTGTCGGTAAAGGTGACACCGTGATAGTGTGCGGAGATTTCGGCTTTGTGGGAAGGATAGGCGGCAAGCATCAGTACTATCTGAAACAGCTGGCTAAGGAAGAATTCACGATACTGTTTGCGGACGGTAATCACGAGAATTTTGATGTTCTGGAAACATATCCAGTGGTGGATTACTGCGGAGGTAAGGCGCATAAGGTGGCGGATAATATATATCATCTGATGCGTGGGCAGATCTTCGACATAGAAGGGAAGAGCTACTTTACATTCGGCGGCGCTTATTCGATAGATAAATATATGCGTAAAGAGGGAAGAAGCTGGTGGAAACAGGAGCTGCCGACAAAAGAGGATTATGATGAAGCGGCAAAGAATCTGGAAAAGGCTGGATATAAGGTGGACTATGTGCTGACACATACGATACCCGATTCGATGATATACCGTATAGGAAAGAATACAGATGTACATGATGCTGAATTGACAGGGTATTTTGAATGGCTGTATAGAAACCTTGAATTCAAGAAGTGGTTTGCAGGGCATTGGCACGTAAATAGGTGCTTTGATGATAAGATATATATATTGTATGATGAGATGTACAAGCTGATTATTTAG